One window of Pieris napi chromosome 1, ilPieNapi1.2, whole genome shotgun sequence genomic DNA carries:
- the LOC125063228 gene encoding G2/mitotic-specific cyclin-B2, with the protein MEVSRTRRARLLHHVDENAQVVRGKTIASRPKELGLTVRGVLGEVNANSEVHREFSGKVALSTNQNEKKIQKPALRRNYCHVQSKIDTGLSAKSIQVSARPPLRREESTAGFATRAALLTRAAAKEIIKKDCEGKENVLQGKVLSKEIKKPVKLIKELKDKKPVKDTAESFRKLKIGESLIISTRFEENSYYLPDDIEDIDAGDNNPLLMSIYIKDIYRYLTHLENIYPIEENYLKNQSIITGNMRATLIDWLVELQNQFSLLVETFQLAVGIIDRYLQAVSNVPKEKLQLIGVTAMFIASKYEEIYAPSIEDFAYITDNTYTKNDIIKCEKQIMTKLDFCLARPIPISFLRRFVKAAHGTSKNHHLAKYLVDLCLVEYSMAHYRPSELAAAAICLSLHLLSSTPLEEVWSPTLSYYSGYSFSHIEPIIRKISKIVYNIEKSKFQAVYQKYTSASLAKVSTLPQVKGTAIYDLIRSS; encoded by the exons ATGGAAGTTTCAAGGACCAGGAGGGCCCGTCTG CTTCATCATGTCGATGAGAATGCACAAGTTGTTAGAGGTAAAACCATCGCTTCACGGCCTAAAGAACTAGGATTGACAGTACGCGGAGTTTTAGGCGAAGTAAATGCTAATTCTGAAGTGCACCGTGAATTTTCTGGCAAAGTTGCTCTCTCTACGAATCAAAATGAGAAGAAGATTCAAAAACCTGCTTTACgaag aaattaCTGTCATGTTCAATCAAAAATTGACACTGGGCTGTCTGCAAAGTCCATTCAAGTTTCAGCAAGACCACCTCTTCGACGGGAGGAGAGCACGGCAGGTTTTGCAACTAGGGCCGCTTTACTGACCAGA GCAGCAgctaaagaaattattaaaaaggatTGTGAAGGTAAAGAGAATGTTCTTCAAGGAAAGGTTTTgtctaaagaaataaaaaaaccagtTAAACTTATCAAAGAATTGAAAGACAAAAAACCTGTTAAGGACACAGCTGAATCATTCAGAAAACTGAAAATTGGTGaatctttaattataagtacaaGGTTTGAAGAAAACTCATATTATTTACCCGATGACATTGAAGATATAGATGCTGGTGACAATAATCCACTGTTGATGTCGATTTACATTAAGGATATCTACAGATACCTGACTCACCTTGAAAATATATATCCCATTGAGgagaactatttaaaaaaccag agTATTATAACTGGTAACATGAGGGCAACACTTATAGACTGGCTAGTGGAGCTCCAAAATCAGTTCTCTTTGTTAGTAGAGACTTTCCAGTTGGCTGTTGGAATTATTGACCGTTATTTACag gcAGTATCAAATGTCCCAAAGGAGAAACTTCAACTTATTGGTGTGACAGCCATGTTCATTGCAAGTAAATATGAGGAAATTTATGCACCAAGCATTGAAGATTTTGCTTACATCACTGACAATACATATACCAAAAATGACATTATAAAATGTGAAAAGCAAATTATGACCAAACTAGACTTCTGTTTAGCTCGGCCAATTCCTATTAGCTTCTTAAGACG GTTTGTAAAAGCAGCCCATGGAACATCCAAGAATCACCACTTGGCTAAATACTTAGTGGATCTTTGTCTAGTCGAGTACTCAATGGCACATTACAGACCTTCCGAGCTGGCAGCTGCAGCCATCTGCCTTTCTTTGCACCTGCTTTCAAGTACACCACTTGAAGAAGTTTGGTCACCAACATTATCATACTACTCTGGCTACTCATTCTCACATATTGAACCTATTATCAggaaaatatctaaaattgtgtataatatagaaaagtcCAAATTCCAAGCCGTTTATCAGAAATACACTAGCGCCAGTCTAGCAAAAGTGTCGACTCTTCCCCAAGTTAAGGGAACTGCTATATATGATTTGATAAGGAGtagttaa